The following are from one region of the Littorina saxatilis isolate snail1 linkage group LG2, US_GU_Lsax_2.0, whole genome shotgun sequence genome:
- the LOC138960171 gene encoding high-affinity choline transporter 1-like isoform X2: MAVDIPGVISVIVFYIAILAVGIWAGRKSAKSTSAVEAFLANRDMGLVVSLFTLTATMVGGAFINGTAEIIATSGLLWTVAPVGYCIGMFIGGMVYAPKMRRAGYVTMFDPFQEVYGVRVGALMCVPQFMGDVFWTAAVLSALGSTISIIMDVNNTLSIIISAVIAIVYTFLGGLWSVAYTDVVQLICIGVGLVIACPFAVHSPAVDFSTLSSDWVGQVTSADIGRYLDLFALVGLGGIPWQTYFQRILACRNARNARLASCVAAIMCLAFAIPPAIIGMAGKAADWNSTAYPGPLPMSKDDYSLILPLALNYLCPRAVAIVGIGTLSAAVMSSADSSILASATVFSNNIYKNAIRPKASDRELVWVLRTGVVVVGVLGTLIAISVRSIYGLYVMCSDLMYVVLFPQFTSVLFIKGTNPYGGLAGFFISLPLRILSGEPLVHMPALIRYPFYDEELGQGFPFRTIAMLSGFLAIVVLSRLTHVAYHRGWLSPRCDFLGFFSRTESPKLHGMEGFGENNDKTAASPDTLGEEMGDLTEGIHDEVKVKSNGDHAEPLLTEKGAIHNKIA, encoded by the exons ATGGCGGTGGACATTCCTGGCGTGATATCCGTCATCGTCTTCTATATCGCCATCTTGGCTGTGGGAATATGGGCTGGCCGGAAGTCTGCGAAAAGTACTTCCGCAGTGGAGGCCTTTTTAGCCAATCGGGACATGGGTCTCGTTGTATCCTTATTCACGCTTACCG CCACAATGGTGGGAGGGGCGTTCATTAACGGGACAGCAGAAATCATAGCCACGAGCGGACTGCTGTGGACGGTGGCCCCCGTAGGCTACTGCATCGGCATGTTTATCG GGGGAATGGTGTACGCACCCAAGATGCGTCGAGCCGGGTACGTGACGATGTTCGACCCGTTTCAAGAAGTGTACGGGGTACGGGTGGGGGCCTTGATGTGCGTACCCCAGTTCATGGGAGACGTCTTCTGGACCGCAGCCGTTCTGTCTGCACTAG GATCCACCATCTCCATCATCATGGACGTCAACAACACACTGTCCATCATCATCTCGGCGGTCATCGCCATTGTCTACACCTTTCTCGGCGGACTGTGGTCAGTCGCTTACACGGACGTCGTCCAGCTTATCTGTATCGGTGTAGGACTG GTGATCGCCTGTCCGTTTGCCGTGCACAGCCCTGCAGTTGACTTCAGCACCCTGAGCAGTGACTGGGTAGGTCAGGTGACAAGTGCGGACATTGGACGCTACCTTGACCTCTTCGCCTTGGTGGGACTGGGAGGCATACCGTGGCAG ACGTACTTTCAACGTATTCTGGCGTGCCGAAACGCGAGGAACGCCCGCCTGGCGTCGTGTGTGGCGGCCATCATGTGCCTGGCTTTCGCCATCCCCCCTGCCATCATCGGCATGGCTGGCAAGGCTGCTG ACTGGAACAGCACGGCTTACCCGGGACCGCTGCCTATGTCCAAAGACGACTACAGCCTCATCTTGCCCCTGGCCCTCAACTACCTGTGTCCGCGAGCTGTGGCCATCGTAGGCATTGGCACGCTGTCCGCCGCCGTTATGTCGTCTGCTGATTCTTCCATCCTGGCCTCCGCTACTGTCTTCTCCAACAACATCTACAAGAACGCCATTCGaccaaag GCTTCCGACCGGGAGCTGGTGTGGGTTCTGCGCACAGGCGTTGTGGTGGTGGGGGTCCTCGGTACGCTGATCGCCATCTCGGTGCGTAGCATCTACGGGCTGTACGTCATGTGCTCCGACCTCATGTACGTCGTGCTCTTCCCGCAGTTCACCAGCGTCCTCTTCATCAAGGGAACTAACCCGTACGGCGGCTTGGCCGGCTTTTTCATTTCACTCCCTTTGCGCATCTTGAGCGGAGAGCCTCTGGTGCACATGCCGGCGCTGATAAGATACCCGTTCTACGACGAGGAGTTGGGGCAAGGCTTCCCTTTCCGCACCATAGCCATGCTGTCTGGCTTCCTAGCCATCGTGGTCCTATCCCGGTTGACTCACGTGGCTTACCATAGAGGCTGGCTTTCTCCCCGCTGCGACTTCCTGGGGTTCTTCTCCAGGACGGAGTCTCCCAAGCTTCACGGGATGGAAGGGTTCGGGGAGAACAACGACAAGACTGCGGCCTCTCCTGACACGCTAGGAGAGGAGATGGGGGATTTAACGGAAGGCATCCACGACGAGGTGAAGGTTAAGAGTAACGGGGACCACGCTGAACCTCTGCTGACTGAAAAAGGTGCTATTCACAACAAAATTGCGTGA
- the LOC138960171 gene encoding high affinity choline transporter 1-like isoform X1, with amino-acid sequence MSCRIMKQTLAALPSRASKRRKVCLVVLERETNSQGPKVGDSRGYSTGVRGVRQENSPYLDKTPDTNNSVTMAVDIPGVISVIVFYIAILAVGIWAGRKSAKSTSAVEAFLANRDMGLVVSLFTLTATMVGGAFINGTAEIIATSGLLWTVAPVGYCIGMFIGGMVYAPKMRRAGYVTMFDPFQEVYGVRVGALMCVPQFMGDVFWTAAVLSALGSTISIIMDVNNTLSIIISAVIAIVYTFLGGLWSVAYTDVVQLICIGVGLVIACPFAVHSPAVDFSTLSSDWVGQVTSADIGRYLDLFALVGLGGIPWQTYFQRILACRNARNARLASCVAAIMCLAFAIPPAIIGMAGKAADWNSTAYPGPLPMSKDDYSLILPLALNYLCPRAVAIVGIGTLSAAVMSSADSSILASATVFSNNIYKNAIRPKASDRELVWVLRTGVVVVGVLGTLIAISVRSIYGLYVMCSDLMYVVLFPQFTSVLFIKGTNPYGGLAGFFISLPLRILSGEPLVHMPALIRYPFYDEELGQGFPFRTIAMLSGFLAIVVLSRLTHVAYHRGWLSPRCDFLGFFSRTESPKLHGMEGFGENNDKTAASPDTLGEEMGDLTEGIHDEVKVKSNGDHAEPLLTEKGAIHNKIA; translated from the exons ATAAGACACCGGACACCAACAACAGTGTCACCATGGCGGTGGACATTCCTGGCGTGATATCCGTCATCGTCTTCTATATCGCCATCTTGGCTGTGGGAATATGGGCTGGCCGGAAGTCTGCGAAAAGTACTTCCGCAGTGGAGGCCTTTTTAGCCAATCGGGACATGGGTCTCGTTGTATCCTTATTCACGCTTACCG CCACAATGGTGGGAGGGGCGTTCATTAACGGGACAGCAGAAATCATAGCCACGAGCGGACTGCTGTGGACGGTGGCCCCCGTAGGCTACTGCATCGGCATGTTTATCG GGGGAATGGTGTACGCACCCAAGATGCGTCGAGCCGGGTACGTGACGATGTTCGACCCGTTTCAAGAAGTGTACGGGGTACGGGTGGGGGCCTTGATGTGCGTACCCCAGTTCATGGGAGACGTCTTCTGGACCGCAGCCGTTCTGTCTGCACTAG GATCCACCATCTCCATCATCATGGACGTCAACAACACACTGTCCATCATCATCTCGGCGGTCATCGCCATTGTCTACACCTTTCTCGGCGGACTGTGGTCAGTCGCTTACACGGACGTCGTCCAGCTTATCTGTATCGGTGTAGGACTG GTGATCGCCTGTCCGTTTGCCGTGCACAGCCCTGCAGTTGACTTCAGCACCCTGAGCAGTGACTGGGTAGGTCAGGTGACAAGTGCGGACATTGGACGCTACCTTGACCTCTTCGCCTTGGTGGGACTGGGAGGCATACCGTGGCAG ACGTACTTTCAACGTATTCTGGCGTGCCGAAACGCGAGGAACGCCCGCCTGGCGTCGTGTGTGGCGGCCATCATGTGCCTGGCTTTCGCCATCCCCCCTGCCATCATCGGCATGGCTGGCAAGGCTGCTG ACTGGAACAGCACGGCTTACCCGGGACCGCTGCCTATGTCCAAAGACGACTACAGCCTCATCTTGCCCCTGGCCCTCAACTACCTGTGTCCGCGAGCTGTGGCCATCGTAGGCATTGGCACGCTGTCCGCCGCCGTTATGTCGTCTGCTGATTCTTCCATCCTGGCCTCCGCTACTGTCTTCTCCAACAACATCTACAAGAACGCCATTCGaccaaag GCTTCCGACCGGGAGCTGGTGTGGGTTCTGCGCACAGGCGTTGTGGTGGTGGGGGTCCTCGGTACGCTGATCGCCATCTCGGTGCGTAGCATCTACGGGCTGTACGTCATGTGCTCCGACCTCATGTACGTCGTGCTCTTCCCGCAGTTCACCAGCGTCCTCTTCATCAAGGGAACTAACCCGTACGGCGGCTTGGCCGGCTTTTTCATTTCACTCCCTTTGCGCATCTTGAGCGGAGAGCCTCTGGTGCACATGCCGGCGCTGATAAGATACCCGTTCTACGACGAGGAGTTGGGGCAAGGCTTCCCTTTCCGCACCATAGCCATGCTGTCTGGCTTCCTAGCCATCGTGGTCCTATCCCGGTTGACTCACGTGGCTTACCATAGAGGCTGGCTTTCTCCCCGCTGCGACTTCCTGGGGTTCTTCTCCAGGACGGAGTCTCCCAAGCTTCACGGGATGGAAGGGTTCGGGGAGAACAACGACAAGACTGCGGCCTCTCCTGACACGCTAGGAGAGGAGATGGGGGATTTAACGGAAGGCATCCACGACGAGGTGAAGGTTAAGAGTAACGGGGACCACGCTGAACCTCTGCTGACTGAAAAAGGTGCTATTCACAACAAAATTGCGTGA